The Laribacter hongkongensis DSM 14985 genome has a window encoding:
- a CDS encoding substrate-binding domain-containing protein, with protein MNTLARFAITLLVLLGLGGCQDENRPRIEAVTTASAASPESGKATGNLPRIALVMKSLSNPYFIEMEKGARQAQTENRAELFVKAVGLETSIDQQIQFIDDIINNKSADAIIIVPTDSSRLAPVIARAHKAGIHIINLDTRLDADALAQEGIDPLPFIGVDNHRAAYKAAAHLAASLPTKSEVAIIEGNSNAINALRRSEGARQALEAAGMRLVASQSSWTIEQAYEITGNLLKQNPELRGIYCISDLIALGVIRYLADHGIRQVKVAGFDGIAQARAALASNQMVATVDQRPAEQGYLSVKAALDAIAGKPVTGQIKVETELLTRTSVRQP; from the coding sequence ATGAATACACTGGCACGCTTCGCCATTACGCTGCTTGTATTGCTGGGCCTCGGTGGATGCCAGGATGAAAACCGGCCCAGGATTGAAGCCGTGACAACGGCTTCTGCTGCCAGCCCTGAATCCGGCAAGGCAACCGGTAATCTCCCCAGAATTGCACTGGTGATGAAATCGCTGTCCAACCCTTATTTTATCGAGATGGAAAAGGGTGCCAGACAGGCCCAGACAGAAAACCGTGCCGAATTGTTCGTCAAGGCAGTCGGGCTGGAAACTTCCATAGACCAGCAAATCCAGTTTATTGACGATATCATCAACAACAAATCAGCAGATGCCATAATCATTGTCCCGACTGATTCCAGCCGGTTGGCACCGGTTATTGCCCGTGCCCATAAAGCCGGCATTCACATCATCAATCTCGATACCCGCCTGGATGCCGATGCACTGGCCCAGGAAGGCATTGACCCGTTGCCATTCATCGGCGTCGACAACCATCGTGCGGCATACAAGGCTGCCGCCCATCTGGCAGCCAGCCTGCCGACCAAATCCGAAGTCGCCATCATTGAGGGCAATTCCAATGCCATCAATGCCTTGCGCCGCAGCGAAGGCGCCCGCCAGGCTCTGGAAGCAGCCGGAATGCGGCTGGTAGCCAGCCAGAGTTCGTGGACCATCGAGCAAGCCTATGAAATCACCGGCAACCTGCTGAAGCAGAACCCTGAGCTGCGCGGTATTTACTGCATCAGCGACCTGATTGCACTGGGGGTGATCCGCTACCTGGCTGACCACGGCATCCGCCAGGTCAAGGTTGCCGGTTTTGACGGCATTGCCCAGGCCCGTGCCGCACTGGCCAGCAACCAGATGGTGGCCACGGTCGACCAGCGCCCGGCCGAACAGGGTTATCTCAGCGTCAAGGCAGCACTGGACGCCATTGCCGGCAAACCGGTCACCGGACAGATCAAGGTGGAAACCGAACTGTTGACCCGCACCAGCGTGCGGCAGCCATGA